A genomic window from Pseudonocardia broussonetiae includes:
- a CDS encoding GNAT family N-acetyltransferase, with product MTAAESHLMRRTPRHGTGAGGVVVYTLEDIGSAAGEDPKATIEVHRAGDVATVVGGGVPEHHRGRGYGPRLARQVTTAVRAEGCRIARIPDPGTDQGRRMLVGLGYTQLPGGGTWEITL from the coding sequence ATGACCGCGGCCGAGTCGCACCTCATGCGTCGCACCCCGCGCCACGGCACGGGGGCGGGCGGCGTCGTGGTCTACACGCTGGAGGACATCGGCTCCGCGGCGGGCGAGGACCCCAAGGCCACCATCGAGGTCCACCGCGCGGGCGACGTCGCCACGGTCGTCGGCGGCGGCGTCCCCGAGCACCACCGCGGCCGGGGCTACGGCCCGCGGCTCGCGCGCCAGGTCACCACGGCGGTGCGCGCGGAGGGCTGCCGGATCGCGCGCATCCCGGACCCGGGCACCGACCAGGGGCGGCGGATGCTCGTCGGCCTGGGCTACACGCAGCTCCCCGGCGGCGGGACCTGGGAGATCACCCTGTAG
- a CDS encoding hemerythrin domain-containing protein has translation MTTTDRAGNDVRGLLLVHDRIRAVVPEAARHIRALRPGDRRGARAAVRAWAGFTRAVQRHHQAADADLWPLVLGLVPELAGEVQRLRAERARLDADLAAVAAGLEQLARPGGSGGAAAAALARLDTQLRRHLAAEEQLVLPVLRHRVPAERWAAVEPALVERAAVLGTAFAPQPEPARAGFLRRRPAPVHGRHCLVPGPRHRRPLVTAATR, from the coding sequence ATGACCACCACCGACCGCGCCGGCAACGACGTCCGGGGCCTCCTGCTCGTGCACGACCGGATCCGCGCCGTCGTCCCCGAGGCGGCCCGGCACATCCGCGCCCTGCGTCCCGGCGACCGCCGCGGCGCCCGCGCCGCCGTCCGCGCGTGGGCCGGGTTCACGCGGGCGGTGCAGCGCCACCACCAGGCCGCCGACGCCGACCTCTGGCCCCTCGTGCTGGGTCTCGTCCCGGAGCTGGCGGGCGAGGTGCAGCGCCTGCGGGCCGAGCGCGCGCGGCTGGACGCCGACCTCGCCGCCGTCGCCGCCGGGCTGGAGCAGCTGGCCCGGCCCGGCGGGTCGGGCGGCGCGGCCGCCGCGGCGCTCGCCCGCCTCGACACGCAGCTGCGCCGTCACCTCGCCGCCGAGGAGCAGCTCGTGCTGCCGGTGCTGCGCCACCGCGTCCCCGCCGAGCGGTGGGCGGCGGTGGAGCCGGCGCTGGTGGAGCGCGCTGCCGTGCTCGGCACGGCGTTCGCTCCGCAGCCGGAGCCCGCCCGGGCCGGGTTCCTGCGCCGACGGCCGGCGCCGGTCCACGGGCGGCACTGCCTCGTGCCCGGCCCGCGGCACCGGCGACCGCTCGTCACCGCCGCTACCAGGTGA
- a CDS encoding dihydrolipoamide acetyltransferase family protein: protein MPDVGEGLTEAEVVTWNVAAGDVVTVNQILCEIETAKAAVELPSPYAGTVGQLLVEPGQTVAVGSPIISIETGEAAPAAAPSPAPAAADEEQGAKIGEPGKDGRIANLVGYGPRPGASTRRPRRGAPAAAPTPAAAAAAPAAPTPAPAAELQESHVHATGLHERGFPATGAGGAATGGASTGGAATGGAGAGTGGAANGSAVPLAKPPVRKLARDLGVDLRTVTPTGPGGVITREDVQAHVAAPAAPAPATAPAASTGGVRREPIRGVRKHTAAAMVSSAFTAPHVTEFLAVDVTATMALRDRLRATREYAEVKLTPLAFVAKAVCLAARRTPEINASWDEAAGEIVYYDRVQLGIAAATPRGLIVPKVRDADTLTLHGLAQALGELTATARSGKTPPADLANGTFTITNVGVFGVDTGTPILNPGEAGILAVGAIKPTPWVVDGELAVRTVCQLALSFDHRLVDGEQGSRFLADVGALLTDPALALTW, encoded by the coding sequence ATGCCCGACGTCGGTGAGGGGCTCACCGAGGCCGAGGTCGTCACGTGGAACGTGGCCGCGGGCGACGTCGTCACCGTCAACCAGATCCTGTGCGAGATCGAGACGGCCAAGGCGGCCGTCGAACTGCCGTCGCCGTACGCGGGGACGGTCGGGCAACTGCTGGTGGAGCCGGGCCAGACGGTCGCCGTCGGGTCGCCGATCATCAGCATCGAGACGGGGGAGGCGGCGCCGGCGGCCGCCCCGTCCCCGGCGCCCGCCGCCGCGGACGAGGAGCAGGGCGCGAAGATCGGGGAGCCGGGCAAGGACGGCCGGATCGCCAACCTGGTGGGCTACGGCCCGCGGCCCGGGGCGTCGACCCGTCGGCCGCGTCGGGGGGCGCCGGCCGCCGCACCCACCCCCGCCGCCGCCGCAGCCGCTCCCGCCGCACCCACCCCAGCCCCCGCCGCCGAGTTGCAGGAAAGCCACGTTCACGCAACGGGGCTGCATGAACGTGGCTTTCCTGCAACGGGGGCGGGCGGGGCCGCGACGGGCGGGGCCTCGACGGGCGGGGCCGCGACGGGCGGGGCGGGCGCGGGGACGGGCGGGGCCGCGAACGGCTCCGCCGTGCCCCTGGCCAAGCCCCCGGTCCGCAAGCTCGCCCGCGACCTCGGGGTGGACCTGCGCACCGTCACCCCCACCGGCCCCGGCGGCGTGATCACCCGCGAGGACGTGCAGGCCCACGTCGCCGCCCCCGCGGCCCCGGCCCCCGCCACCGCCCCCGCGGCGTCGACCGGCGGCGTCCGCCGCGAGCCGATCCGCGGCGTCCGCAAGCACACCGCCGCGGCCATGGTGAGCAGCGCGTTCACCGCACCGCACGTCACGGAGTTCCTGGCCGTCGACGTCACCGCGACGATGGCGCTGCGCGACCGCCTCCGCGCCACCCGCGAGTACGCCGAGGTGAAGCTGACGCCGCTGGCGTTCGTCGCCAAGGCCGTGTGCCTGGCGGCGCGCCGCACCCCGGAGATCAACGCGAGCTGGGACGAGGCCGCGGGCGAGATCGTCTACTACGACCGCGTCCAGCTCGGCATCGCCGCCGCCACGCCGCGCGGGCTGATCGTGCCCAAGGTCCGCGACGCCGACACGCTCACCCTGCACGGGCTGGCGCAGGCGCTCGGCGAGCTGACGGCCACCGCGCGGTCGGGGAAGACGCCGCCCGCCGACCTGGCCAACGGCACGTTCACGATCACCAACGTCGGCGTGTTCGGCGTCGACACCGGCACGCCGATCCTCAACCCGGGCGAGGCCGGGATCCTGGCCGTCGGCGCGATCAAGCCGACGCCGTGGGTGGTCGACGGCGAGCTGGCGGTGCGCACGGTGTGCCAGCTCGCGCTGTCGTTCGACCACCGCCTCGTCGACGGCGAGCAGGGCTCGCGCTTCCTCGCCGACGTCGGCGCGCTGCTCACCGACCCGGCGCTGGCCCTCACCTGGTAG
- a CDS encoding alpha-ketoacid dehydrogenase subunit beta, with protein sequence MAVLTMAKAINDGLRAAMERDPKVLVMGEDVGKLGGVFRVTDGLQKDFGEQRVLDTPLAESGIIGTAVGLAIRGFRPVCEIQFDGFVFPGYDQIVSQLAKLHFRSQGRVPVPVVVRIPFGGGIGAVEHHSESPEALFAHVAGLKVVACSNASDAYWMIQQAIESDDPVIFFEPKRRYWEKAEVDLAATPTPLHASRVVRPGSSLTLAGYGPVLKTCLEAASAAEADGHDLEVIDLRTLSPLDLGPVFDSVRRTGRLVVVAEAPSETSVASEVCARVQEECFHSLEAPVLRVTGFDTPYPPSKCEEDYLPDLDRVLDAVDRSMGW encoded by the coding sequence ATGGCCGTGCTGACGATGGCGAAGGCGATCAACGACGGGCTGCGCGCCGCGATGGAGCGCGACCCCAAGGTGCTCGTGATGGGCGAGGACGTCGGCAAGCTCGGCGGCGTCTTCCGCGTCACCGACGGGCTGCAGAAGGACTTCGGCGAGCAGCGCGTGCTCGACACCCCGCTCGCCGAGAGCGGCATCATCGGCACCGCGGTGGGCCTGGCGATCCGCGGGTTCCGGCCGGTGTGCGAGATCCAGTTCGACGGGTTCGTGTTCCCCGGCTACGACCAGATCGTCTCCCAGCTCGCGAAGCTGCACTTCCGCTCGCAGGGCAGGGTGCCGGTGCCGGTGGTCGTGCGGATCCCGTTCGGCGGGGGCATCGGGGCCGTCGAGCACCACAGCGAGTCGCCCGAGGCGCTGTTCGCGCACGTCGCGGGGCTCAAGGTCGTCGCCTGCTCCAACGCGAGCGACGCCTACTGGATGATCCAGCAGGCGATCGAGAGCGACGACCCGGTGATCTTCTTCGAGCCCAAGCGGCGGTACTGGGAGAAGGCGGAGGTCGACCTCGCGGCCACCCCGACGCCGCTGCACGCCTCCCGGGTGGTGCGCCCCGGCTCGTCGCTGACGCTCGCCGGGTACGGCCCGGTGCTCAAGACCTGCCTGGAGGCCGCGTCGGCCGCCGAGGCCGACGGCCACGACCTCGAGGTCATCGACCTGCGCACGCTCTCGCCGCTCGACCTCGGCCCCGTGTTCGACTCGGTGCGCCGCACGGGCCGGCTCGTCGTCGTCGCGGAGGCGCCGTCGGAGACGTCGGTGGCCTCCGAGGTCTGCGCGCGCGTGCAGGAGGAGTGCTTCCACTCCCTTGAGGCGCCGGTGCTGCGGGTGACGGGGTTCGACACCCCGTACCCGCCGTCGAAGTGCGAGGAGGACTACCTCCCCGACCTCGACCGGGTGCTGGACGCCGTCGACCGCTCGATGGGCTGGTGA
- a CDS encoding thiamine pyrophosphate-dependent dehydrogenase E1 component subunit alpha — protein sequence MSAPQDWTPPTSSTPSSRPGPDHVVAGLKGTDEGGADLVQLLTPEGERVPDPRFDSYAADVDVEALKDLYRDLVLVRRFDREGNALQRQGQLGIWVPLLGQEAAQIGAGRAMAPQDMAFPSYREHGVAWARGVDPTELLGIFRGTDHGSWDPKATGFHLYTIVIGNQCLNATGYAMGQKFEGKVGDGPDSEATICFFGDGATSQGDVHEGFVWAAVYDAPVVFYCQNNQWAISEPTERQTRVPLYKRAQGYGFDGIRVDGNDVLACLAVTRWALEECRTGNGPVLIEAFTYRMDAHTTSDDPTRYRLADELELWKLKDPIERVRVHLVRSLGVEPEFFDGVQAESDALAARFRQHCVDMPAPGPERMFSQVYAEGSPAVDAQREAFLAYHSSFEGV from the coding sequence GTGTCCGCACCGCAGGACTGGACGCCGCCGACGTCGTCCACCCCGTCGTCCCGCCCGGGCCCCGATCACGTCGTCGCCGGACTGAAGGGCACCGACGAGGGCGGAGCCGACCTCGTCCAGCTGCTCACGCCCGAGGGCGAGCGGGTGCCCGACCCCCGCTTCGACTCCTACGCGGCCGACGTCGACGTCGAGGCGCTGAAGGACCTCTACCGCGACCTCGTCCTCGTCCGGCGCTTCGACCGCGAGGGCAACGCGCTGCAGCGCCAGGGCCAGCTCGGGATCTGGGTGCCGCTGCTCGGCCAGGAGGCCGCGCAGATCGGCGCCGGCCGGGCGATGGCGCCGCAGGACATGGCGTTCCCGTCCTACCGGGAGCACGGCGTCGCCTGGGCGCGGGGCGTCGACCCCACCGAGCTGCTCGGGATCTTCCGCGGCACCGACCACGGCAGCTGGGACCCGAAGGCCACCGGCTTCCACCTCTACACGATCGTCATCGGCAACCAGTGCCTCAACGCCACCGGGTACGCGATGGGCCAGAAGTTCGAGGGCAAGGTCGGCGACGGCCCCGACAGCGAGGCCACCATCTGCTTCTTCGGTGACGGCGCCACCAGCCAGGGCGACGTCCACGAGGGCTTCGTGTGGGCCGCCGTCTACGACGCGCCGGTCGTCTTCTACTGCCAGAACAACCAGTGGGCCATCTCCGAGCCCACCGAGCGCCAGACCCGCGTGCCGCTCTACAAGCGCGCGCAGGGCTACGGCTTCGACGGCATCCGCGTCGACGGCAACGACGTGCTCGCCTGCCTCGCCGTCACCCGCTGGGCGCTGGAGGAGTGCCGCACCGGCAACGGACCGGTGCTCATCGAGGCCTTCACCTACCGGATGGACGCCCACACCACCTCCGACGACCCCACCCGCTACCGCCTCGCCGACGAGCTGGAGCTGTGGAAGCTCAAGGACCCGATCGAGCGGGTGCGCGTGCACCTGGTGCGCTCCCTCGGCGTCGAACCGGAGTTCTTCGACGGGGTGCAGGCCGAGTCCGACGCCCTCGCGGCGCGGTTCCGGCAGCACTGCGTCGACATGCCCGCGCCCGGGCCCGAGCGGATGTTCTCCCAGGTCTACGCGGAGGGCTCGCCCGCCGTCGACGCCCAGCGCGAGGCCTTCCTGGCGTACCACTCGTCCTTCGAGGGGGTCTGA
- a CDS encoding antitoxin has translation MALIRRLATLATAAEAARRYAKSNPDKAGKYLDQAAAFVDKQTKGRYRTQIDGVAKKAKGVAGLPTGPGATGNGHGPYAQNPPAYGPPPTYGHDAPTQVTPPTGDPTTPGYRPPQPGPREHGA, from the coding sequence ATGGCCCTGATCCGACGACTCGCCACCCTGGCCACCGCCGCCGAGGCGGCGCGCCGGTACGCGAAGAGCAACCCGGACAAGGCGGGCAAGTACCTCGACCAGGCGGCCGCCTTCGTCGACAAGCAGACGAAGGGCCGCTACCGCACCCAGATCGACGGGGTCGCGAAGAAGGCCAAGGGCGTGGCGGGCCTCCCGACCGGCCCCGGCGCCACGGGCAACGGCCACGGCCCCTACGCCCAGAACCCCCCGGCGTACGGCCCGCCGCCCACCTACGGCCACGACGCCCCCACCCAGGTCACGCCGCCCACCGGCGACCCGACCACCCCGGGGTACCGCCCGCCGCAGCCGGGCCCGCGCGAGCACGGCGCCTGA
- a CDS encoding transporter substrate-binding domain-containing protein, whose translation MPVRLRRSAPAALAAALAVTLAGCGGGETAAPAAAGGVELIQSGQLTTCTQLPYEPFQFRQGDQIVGFDVDLVDLVAKRLGVTQQIVETPFDNIQSGIALDTNLCDLGAAAMTITPVRDENLDFSDPYFDATQALLVPPGSDIAGAEQLTGRRLGVQNGTTGAQYATENLSGAELVTFDDIGLLLTAVQTGEVDAAINDNAPLLDFAGKNPGFAVTTEFDTGEQYGYAVKTGNTALLEAINGAIADARADGTYDELFAKWFPAAGQG comes from the coding sequence GTGCCCGTCCGTCTCCGTCGCTCCGCCCCGGCCGCACTGGCGGCCGCTCTCGCCGTCACCCTCGCGGGGTGCGGCGGAGGGGAGACGGCCGCCCCGGCCGCCGCCGGTGGCGTGGAGCTCATCCAGTCCGGCCAGCTCACGACGTGCACCCAGCTGCCCTACGAGCCGTTCCAGTTCCGCCAGGGCGACCAGATCGTCGGCTTCGACGTCGACCTCGTCGACCTGGTCGCGAAGCGCCTCGGGGTCACCCAGCAGATCGTCGAGACCCCGTTCGACAACATCCAGTCCGGGATCGCGCTCGACACCAACCTCTGCGACCTCGGCGCCGCGGCCATGACGATCACCCCGGTGCGCGACGAGAACCTCGACTTCTCCGACCCCTACTTCGACGCCACCCAGGCCCTGCTGGTGCCGCCCGGCTCGGACATCGCCGGCGCCGAGCAGCTCACCGGCCGCCGCCTCGGCGTGCAGAACGGCACCACCGGCGCGCAGTACGCCACCGAGAACCTCTCCGGCGCCGAGCTCGTGACCTTCGACGACATCGGCCTGCTGCTCACCGCCGTGCAGACCGGCGAGGTCGACGCGGCGATCAACGACAACGCGCCGCTGCTGGACTTCGCCGGCAAGAACCCGGGCTTCGCCGTCACCACCGAGTTCGACACCGGCGAGCAGTACGGCTACGCGGTCAAGACCGGCAACACCGCGCTGCTGGAGGCGATCAACGGCGCCATCGCCGACGCCCGGGCCGACGGCACGTACGACGAGCTGTTCGCCAAGTGGTTCCCCGCGGCCGGTCAGGGCTGA
- a CDS encoding amino acid ABC transporter permease — translation MALTRRQRARAGRGVQYAIAVAILLVVAFTADWAQIGRSFFDLEVAASLFPDVLTVALKNTIVFTALGFLLALGLGLVLALMRLSSVRVYRYAAGAYIEFFRGLPALLVVIAIGFGIPLAFGSNLDRTLSITLALGIVGSAYISETIRAGIQAVPAGQVEAARSLGMSPTRTMAFIVIPQAFRTVLPPLTNELILLTKDSSLAFLLGTTLEQQELAQFGRAALNQVRSMTPLLVVGLCYLIITIPLSYLARRLERRYGSAGTPKGAEV, via the coding sequence ATGGCACTCACCCGACGCCAGCGGGCCCGGGCCGGGCGCGGCGTCCAGTACGCGATCGCGGTCGCGATCCTGCTGGTCGTGGCGTTCACCGCCGACTGGGCGCAGATCGGCCGGTCGTTCTTCGACCTCGAGGTCGCCGCGAGCCTGTTCCCGGACGTCCTCACCGTCGCGCTGAAGAACACGATCGTCTTCACGGCGCTGGGGTTCCTGCTGGCGCTCGGGCTGGGCCTGGTCCTCGCGCTGATGCGGCTGTCGTCGGTGCGCGTGTACCGCTACGCCGCCGGGGCCTACATCGAGTTCTTCCGCGGGCTGCCGGCGCTGCTCGTGGTGATCGCGATCGGGTTCGGCATCCCGCTGGCGTTCGGGTCCAACCTCGACCGCACGCTGTCGATCACGCTGGCGCTGGGCATCGTCGGCTCGGCCTACATCTCCGAGACGATCCGGGCGGGCATCCAGGCGGTGCCCGCCGGGCAGGTCGAGGCGGCGCGCTCGCTGGGCATGTCGCCGACGCGGACGATGGCGTTCATCGTGATCCCGCAGGCCTTCCGCACCGTCCTGCCGCCGCTAACCAACGAGCTGATCCTGCTGACGAAGGACTCGTCGCTCGCGTTCCTGCTCGGCACGACGCTGGAGCAGCAGGAGCTGGCGCAGTTCGGGCGGGCCGCGCTCAACCAGGTGCGCAGCATGACCCCGCTGCTCGTCGTCGGGCTGTGCTACCTGATCATCACCATCCCGCTCTCCTACCTCGCCCGCCGGCTGGAGCGCCGGTACGGCAGCGCGGGGACGCCGAAGGGGGCAGAGGTATGA
- a CDS encoding amino acid ABC transporter ATP-binding protein, whose amino-acid sequence MSTAGRSAGGTSTGTADAAVQITDLHKSFGSVEVLRGIDLTVAPGEVVCIIGPSGSGKSTLLRCVNLLETPTSGSVVVEGREMTDPDCEIDEARRSVGMVFQSFNLFSHLSVLDNLTIAQRRVLGRDRAEAERVARANLDRVGLGERGSAQPSQLSGGQQQRVAIARALSMDPSVMLFDEPTSALDPELVGDVLDVMRGLARDGMTMLVVTHEIQFAREVADRVLFIDGGLVVELGPPADVIGNPREPRTREFLARVLHKPVDPTSPGTPAALG is encoded by the coding sequence ATGAGCACCGCGGGCAGGAGCGCCGGGGGCACGAGCACCGGCACCGCGGACGCCGCGGTGCAGATCACGGACCTGCACAAGTCGTTCGGGTCGGTCGAGGTGCTGCGCGGCATCGACCTCACCGTCGCCCCCGGCGAGGTCGTCTGCATCATCGGGCCGTCCGGCTCGGGCAAGTCGACGCTGCTGCGCTGCGTCAACCTGCTGGAGACGCCGACCAGCGGGTCCGTCGTCGTCGAGGGCCGGGAGATGACCGACCCCGACTGCGAGATCGACGAGGCCCGCCGGTCGGTCGGGATGGTGTTCCAGTCGTTCAACCTGTTCAGCCACCTGTCGGTGCTGGACAACCTGACGATCGCGCAGCGCCGGGTGCTCGGGCGCGACCGCGCGGAGGCCGAGCGGGTGGCCCGCGCCAACCTCGACCGGGTCGGCCTGGGCGAGCGCGGCTCGGCCCAGCCCTCGCAGCTCTCGGGCGGTCAGCAGCAGCGCGTGGCGATCGCCAGGGCGCTGTCGATGGACCCGTCGGTGATGCTGTTCGACGAGCCCACGTCGGCGCTGGACCCGGAGCTGGTCGGCGACGTCCTCGACGTCATGCGCGGCCTCGCGCGCGACGGGATGACGATGCTCGTGGTCACCCACGAGATCCAGTTCGCGCGGGAGGTGGCCGACCGCGTCCTGTTCATCGACGGGGGACTCGTGGTGGAGCTGGGCCCGCCCGCCGACGTGATCGGCAACCCGCGCGAGCCCCGGACCAGGGAGTTCCTGGCCCGGGTGCTGCACAAGCCGGTGGACCCTACTTCGCCAGGAACTCCAGCAGCGCTCGGTTGA
- a CDS encoding alpha/beta fold hydrolase, with protein sequence MAYVNVGTENSAPIDLYYEDHGSGRPVVLIHGWPLSGRSWEAQVPALVEAGHRVITYDRRGFGKSSQPWDGYDYDTFTEDLHQLLVHLDVTDAALVGFSMGGGEVVRYAAKHGDTGRVSRIVLAGAVPPYLYKSDDNPDGGLDDATIEAFENGVRTDRLAFLENFTTSFFSANGALTVSEDQRVYAKAIAAGASPKGTLDCITAFGRTDLREDVAAITLPTLVIHGDADAIVPFEVSGKRSAEAIDGSELVVIEGGPHAINASHPEEFNRALLEFLAK encoded by the coding sequence ATGGCCTACGTGAACGTCGGTACCGAGAACTCCGCCCCGATCGACCTCTACTACGAGGACCACGGCTCCGGCCGCCCGGTCGTCCTGATCCACGGCTGGCCCCTGTCGGGCCGCTCCTGGGAGGCCCAGGTGCCCGCCCTCGTCGAGGCCGGCCACCGCGTGATCACCTACGACCGGCGCGGCTTCGGGAAGTCGTCGCAGCCGTGGGACGGCTACGACTACGACACCTTCACCGAGGACCTGCACCAGCTGCTGGTCCACCTCGATGTCACCGACGCCGCGCTCGTCGGGTTCTCGATGGGCGGCGGCGAGGTCGTCCGCTACGCCGCGAAGCACGGCGACACCGGCCGCGTGAGCCGGATCGTGCTGGCCGGCGCCGTGCCGCCGTACCTCTACAAGAGCGACGACAACCCCGACGGCGGCCTCGACGACGCCACCATCGAGGCCTTCGAGAACGGCGTGCGGACCGACCGCCTCGCGTTCCTCGAGAACTTCACGACGAGCTTCTTCTCCGCGAACGGCGCGCTCACGGTGAGCGAGGACCAGCGCGTCTACGCCAAGGCCATCGCCGCCGGCGCCTCACCCAAGGGCACGCTGGACTGCATCACCGCGTTCGGCCGCACCGACCTGCGCGAGGACGTCGCCGCGATCACGCTGCCCACGCTCGTGATCCACGGCGACGCCGACGCGATCGTGCCGTTCGAGGTCAGCGGCAAGCGCAGCGCGGAGGCGATCGACGGGAGCGAGCTGGTGGTGATCGAGGGCGGCCCGCACGCGATCAACGCCTCGCACCCCGAGGAGTTCAACCGAGCGCTGCTGGAGTTCCTGGCGAAGTAG